From one Bacteroides fragilis NCTC 9343 genomic stretch:
- a CDS encoding bifunctional ADP-dependent NAD(P)H-hydrate dehydratase/NAD(P)H-hydrate epimerase, whose amino-acid sequence MKIFPSSSIKKLDAYTIEHEPIASIDLMERAAQALTKAITERWDITTPVTVFAGPGNNGGDALAVARMLAEKEYKVEAYLFNPKGELSADCQTNKELVEMMDNVKFSEVSTQFVPPTLTMDHLVVDGLFGSGLNKPLSGGFAAVVKYINASPATVVAIDIPSGLMGEENTFNVKANIIRAQLTLSLQLPKLAFLFAENSEFVGEWKLLDINLSREAIEETESNYALLEAEEIHALIKPRNTFSHKGNFGHALLIAGSYGMAGASILAARACMRSGVGLLTVHAPIRNNDILQISVPEAIIESDASDTYFACPTDTDDYQAVGIGPGIGRSEETEAALLEQLSGCQTPLVLDADALNILANHRHALTTLPKGSILTPHPKELERMVGKCQNSYERLMKACELARTAKVHIILKGAYSAIITPSGKCYFNSTGNPGMATAGSGDVLTGVVLALLAQGYPAEEAAKIGTYVHGLAGDFARKKQGVISMTAGDIISNLPLAWRLVSE is encoded by the coding sequence ATGAAGATTTTTCCAAGTAGCAGCATCAAGAAACTGGATGCTTACACCATAGAACATGAACCGATTGCATCGATCGACCTGATGGAGCGGGCCGCACAGGCACTGACCAAAGCCATCACCGAACGCTGGGACATCACAACTCCCGTCACGGTATTTGCCGGACCGGGCAACAATGGCGGAGATGCCCTTGCCGTGGCCCGAATGTTGGCGGAAAAGGAATACAAGGTCGAAGCCTATCTGTTTAACCCGAAAGGGGAACTGTCTGCCGACTGCCAGACCAACAAGGAGCTGGTAGAGATGATGGATAATGTGAAGTTCAGCGAAGTAAGCACACAGTTTGTACCTCCTACCCTGACAATGGATCATCTGGTAGTGGACGGACTTTTTGGTTCGGGACTTAATAAGCCGCTAAGTGGCGGTTTTGCGGCAGTAGTGAAATATATCAATGCATCGCCTGCCACCGTAGTCGCCATCGATATCCCCTCGGGACTGATGGGGGAAGAGAACACATTTAATGTAAAAGCCAATATCATCCGTGCCCAATTGACATTGAGCCTGCAATTGCCGAAACTGGCTTTCCTCTTTGCCGAAAATTCCGAATTCGTAGGCGAATGGAAACTGTTGGATATCAACCTCAGTCGTGAAGCGATTGAAGAAACGGAAAGCAATTATGCCTTATTGGAAGCGGAAGAAATACACGCTCTGATCAAACCCCGTAACACTTTCTCACACAAAGGAAACTTTGGGCATGCTCTGCTGATTGCCGGTTCGTACGGCATGGCAGGCGCGTCGATACTGGCAGCCCGCGCCTGTATGCGTTCGGGTGTAGGCTTACTGACAGTCCATGCACCTATACGCAACAATGATATCCTGCAGATTTCGGTTCCGGAGGCAATTATCGAATCGGATGCCAGCGATACCTACTTTGCCTGCCCTACAGATACGGATGACTATCAGGCTGTAGGAATCGGTCCGGGCATCGGACGCTCGGAAGAGACCGAAGCTGCACTGCTTGAACAACTCAGTGGTTGCCAGACACCTCTGGTACTGGATGCCGATGCACTAAACATATTGGCCAACCACCGCCACGCACTGACCACATTGCCCAAAGGCTCTATTCTGACTCCCCATCCCAAAGAACTGGAACGCATGGTGGGCAAATGCCAGAACTCATACGAACGACTGATGAAGGCCTGTGAACTGGCCCGAACCGCCAAAGTACATATCATATTAAAAGGAGCCTATTCGGCAATTATCACCCCCTCGGGCAAGTGCTATTTCAACTCTACGGGTAATCCGGGTATGGCAACAGCCGGAAGCGGAGATGTATTGACAGGTGTCGTGCTGGCTTTGCTCGCACAGGGATATCCGGCTGAAGAAGCTGCCAAAATCGGTACTTATGTACATGGCCTGGCAGGTGATTTCGCACGCAAAAAGCAAGGCGTTATCAGCATGACGGCAGGAGACATTATCAGCAATCTGCCATTGGCCTGGCGTCTGGTAAGCGAATAA
- a CDS encoding DUF5690 family protein: protein MNNVQQVKTYSQRKISDFLFILWAGGAALLSYSLVYALRKPYTAAGFDGLEAFGMDYKVVVTIAQILGYVLSKFIGIKLISELKRENRMKFILISIILAEASLILFGLLPAPYNTGAMFLNGLSLGCMWGIIFSFIEGRRMTDILASLLGVSMVISSGTAKSAGLYVMDTLNVSEFWMPALIGGVALPLLALLGYALNRLPQPTAEDIAMKSKRETLNGKQRWELFKNFMPFLTLLFIANVVLTILRDIKEDFLVKIIDVSQYSSWMFAQVDSVVTLIILIIFGLMVFVRSNLKALSILLGLIIASMVVMAVVSFGYEQLQLNAIVWLFIQSLCLYLAFLTFQTIFFDRFIACFKIRGNVGFFIAMNDFLGYTGTVIVLAVKEFFSPDINWTAFYNLMAGYVGIICFVAFVCSFIYLHQRYRRENYGKTGVFRKKEEEKEVPDFVY, encoded by the coding sequence ATGAACAATGTACAGCAAGTAAAAACTTATTCGCAGAGAAAAATTTCTGATTTCCTTTTCATTCTTTGGGCAGGCGGAGCAGCGCTGCTCTCCTATTCATTGGTATATGCACTGAGAAAGCCTTACACAGCAGCCGGATTTGACGGACTTGAAGCGTTTGGAATGGACTACAAAGTGGTAGTTACCATCGCGCAAATATTAGGATATGTACTTTCTAAATTCATCGGAATTAAATTAATCTCCGAATTAAAACGAGAAAACCGGATGAAGTTTATTCTGATCTCCATAATTCTGGCTGAAGCTTCGTTAATATTGTTCGGACTGTTGCCCGCACCTTATAATACAGGAGCCATGTTTCTGAACGGACTTTCACTGGGATGTATGTGGGGAATCATTTTTAGCTTTATCGAGGGAAGACGAATGACGGACATTCTTGCCAGCTTACTCGGAGTCAGTATGGTCATCAGCTCGGGTACCGCCAAGTCGGCCGGTTTGTATGTCATGGACACTTTGAACGTCAGCGAATTCTGGATGCCTGCCCTGATAGGCGGAGTTGCCCTTCCTCTACTTGCCTTGTTGGGATATGCACTCAACCGGCTTCCACAGCCAACAGCCGAAGACATTGCCATGAAATCGAAACGGGAAACACTGAACGGCAAGCAACGATGGGAGCTATTTAAGAATTTCATGCCTTTCCTCACTCTGCTCTTTATAGCCAATGTGGTACTGACTATCTTGAGAGATATAAAGGAGGACTTCCTAGTAAAAATTATCGATGTCTCTCAATACTCTTCGTGGATGTTTGCACAGGTAGACAGCGTAGTAACCCTCATTATTCTGATAATTTTCGGATTAATGGTGTTCGTCAGAAGCAACTTGAAAGCACTGTCGATATTACTGGGATTGATCATTGCCAGCATGGTAGTGATGGCAGTCGTTTCGTTTGGTTACGAACAATTGCAGCTGAACGCCATCGTCTGGCTATTCATCCAGAGCCTGTGTCTCTATCTGGCTTTTCTCACTTTCCAGACTATCTTCTTCGACCGTTTTATCGCTTGCTTCAAAATTCGAGGTAACGTGGGTTTCTTCATTGCTATGAATGATTTTCTGGGCTATACGGGAACAGTCATAGTATTGGCTGTCAAAGAATTCTTTTCACCGGACATTAACTGGACAGCTTTCTACAATCTGATGGCAGGATATGTGGGAATAATCTGTTTCGTTGCTTTTGTATGCTCTTTCATCTACCTGCACCAACGCTACCGCAGGGAGAATTACGGAAAGACAGGGGTATTCAGAAAAAAAGAAGAAGAAAAAGAAGTTCCCGATTTCGTATATTAA